The stretch of DNA GATGCGCTCCAGCGTGGAGGCCTCGTCCTGCGTGAAATCCATTTATCTTGTCATCCCAGTGCGGCGGCAAGGCGCAGCCACTCTGCCTCCATGCCCGGCAGACCCAACCTTATCAAGCGTGGCGACCATGGAAAGATGCGGCTCCAGATGCGATGGTCGGCCAGATGGTTCTGAGCGGCCTGCGCATCCGGCGTGTCGTAAAGGCGGAAGAGATGCGTCCCACCCGCCAGCGCCCAGCCATGGGCCAGCGCCAGCGCATCGATCCGCTCGACTTCCTGAGCCAGACGCCGCGTCGTCGCCTGCGCCCATGCGGTGTCGCGCAGCGCGGAGGCGCCGATCTCCAGCGCGGGGCCTGCCACGGGCCACGGGCCTGCCATAGCGGTCAGGCGCTCGATGGTGGACATATCGCTGATGGCAAAGCCCAGCCGCACCCCGGCAAGACCATAGAACTTGCCGAAAGAGCGCAGAACCACCAGCCCCTGATCGCCCGCCAGCGGCGCCACCGACATCTCGGGCAGCGGATCGGCAAAGCTCTCATCCACCACCAGCGTGCCGACCCGGCCCTTCAGCGCGATCAGATCGGCGGGCGGGATGATCCTGCCGTCGGGATTGTTCGGATTGACCACCACCGCGATCTCGGCGCCGGCCAAGGCTTCGGGCGTGGTGACCTCTTCCACGTTGCAACCAGCGGCGGTGAAGCAGGCGGCA from Novosphingobium sp. encodes:
- the cobD gene encoding threonine-phosphate decarboxylase CobD, translated to MPCDTIRRDHGGDLDRACKARGGDDWIDLSTGINRVPYPVLPLSPEAWTALPTASARNALLTAAAQAYRTQAPMVALAGAQAAIQMLPLVLAGRKVRVLSPTYNEHAACFTAAGCNVEEVTTPEALAGAEIAVVVNPNNPDGRIIPPADLIALKGRVGTLVVDESFADPLPEMSVAPLAGDQGLVVLRSFGKFYGLAGVRLGFAISDMSTIERLTAMAGPWPVAGPALEIGASALRDTAWAQATTRRLAQEVERIDALALAHGWALAGGTHLFRLYDTPDAQAAQNHLADHRIWSRIFPWSPRLIRLGLPGMEAEWLRLAAALG